The DNA sequence ACTGTTGAAGGTTTTTTATGCAGAAGACTAACAAATCCATAGTGAAGAGGTTTAAAGTGACCGGAACTGGTAAGATATTACGCAGGACTTCTGGGCACAGGCATTTCCTAAGAAATAAGACTGTCAAGCAGAAGAGAGTTGCTAGACATGATCATCTGGTTTCACCTGGATTTGCGAAGCGGATATGTAAAGCCATAGCCGCTGGACTTTAAC is a window from the Puniceicoccales bacterium genome containing:
- the rpmI gene encoding 50S ribosomal protein L35, with product MQKTNKSIVKRFKVTGTGKILRRTSGHRHFLRNKTVKQKRVARHDHLVSPGFAKRICKAIAAGL